The following proteins are co-located in the Phocoena phocoena chromosome 1, mPhoPho1.1, whole genome shotgun sequence genome:
- the TSHB gene encoding thyrotropin subunit beta: MTAIFLMSMLFGLACGQAMAFCIPTEYMMHVERKECAYCLTINTTICAGYCMTRDFNGKLFLPKYALSQDVCTYRDFMYKTVEIPGCPRHVTPYFSYPVAISCKCGKCNTDYSDCIHEAIKTNYCTKPQKSYVVGFSI; the protein is encoded by the exons ATGACTGCTATCTTCCTGATGTCCATGCTTTTTGGCCTTGCATGTGGGCAAGCGATGGCTTTTTGTATTCCAACTGAGTATATGATGCATGTCGAAAGGAAAGAGTGTGCTTACTGCCTAACCATCAACACTACCATCTGTGCTGGATATTGTATGACACGG GACTTCAATGGCAAGCTGTTTCTTCCCAAATATGCTCTGTCCCAGGATGTTTGTACATATAGAGACTTCATGTACAAGACTGTAGAAATACCAGGATGCCCACGCCATGTTACTCCTTATTTCTCCTACCCTGTAGCTATAAGCTGTAAGTGTGGCAAGTGTAATACTGACTATAGTGATTGTATACATGAAGCCATCAAAACAAACTACTGTACCAAACCTCAGAAGTCCTATGTGGTGGGATTTTCTATCTAA